The Elaeis guineensis isolate ETL-2024a chromosome 13, EG11, whole genome shotgun sequence genome includes a region encoding these proteins:
- the LOC105056837 gene encoding eukaryotic translation initiation factor 3 subunit I isoform X2, whose product MRPILMKGHERPLTFLKYNREGDLLFSCAKDHTPTVWFADNGERLGTYRGHNGAVWCCDVSQTGESVLTIKGPQGRINRAVWGPLNKTIISAGEDAVIRIWDSETGQLLKESDKETGHQKTVTSLLKSADGSHFLTGSLDKSAKLWDSRTLTLIKTYVTERPVNACAISPLLDHVVLGGGQDASHVTTTDRRAGKFEAKFFHKILQEEIGGVKGHFGPINALAFNPDGRSFSSGGEDGYVRLHHFDPDYFNIKM is encoded by the exons ATGAGGCCTATCCTGATGAAGGGCCATGAGAGGCCTCTCACATTCCTCAAATACAATCGGGAGGGAGATCTCCTCTTCTCCTGTGCCAAGGATCATACACCGACCGTCTGGTTCGCCGACAATGGTGAGCGCCTCGGCACCTATAGAGGCCACAACGGCGCAGTCTGGTGCTGTGATGTCTCCC AGACTGGTGAATCAGTGCTTACAATCAAGGGTCCTCAGGGGAGAATCAATAGGGCTGTCTGGGGACCTTTAAATAAGACCATAATAAGTGCTGGAGAAGATGCTGTGATCCGAATATGGGATTCGGAG ACTGGGCAGCTGCTGAAAGAATCAGATAAAGAAACTGGTCATCAGAAAACTGTCACTTCTTTGTTGAAGTCTGCTGATGGGTCTCATTTCCTTACTGGATCATTGGATAAATCTGCCAAG CTCTGGGATTCCAGAACGCTAACTCTTATCAAGACATACGTGACTGAACGCCCAGTCAATGCATGTGCAATATCTCCACTTCTTGATCAT GTGGTGCTTGGAGGTGGTCAGGATGCATCACATGTTACAACCACTGACCGCCGTGCTGGGAAGTTTGAAGCAAAATTCTTTCACAAG ATTCTTCAGGAGGAAATTGGAGGTGTGAAAGGGCATTTTGGACCAATTAATGCTTTGGCATTCAATCCTGATGGAAGAAG CTTTTCAAGTGGTGGTGAGGATGGTTACGTGAGGTTGCATCACTTCGACCCTGATTACTTTAACATCAAAATGTGA
- the LOC109506555 gene encoding uncharacterized protein isoform X2, whose amino-acid sequence MRLVVVEGLGHRIQVRSLRLTSCGVAVPAVAISRALNGIGLALVVPAIQSLIADSTDDSTRGIAFGWLQLTGNIGSILGNFFALLLASTSIMGIAGWRIAFHLVAIISVAVGIFVRLFAVDPHFSSNAVSSNDLISRKCVWAEVKDLIKEAKAVMRIPSFQIIVAQGVTGSFPWSALSFAPMWLEIIGFSHKVTGLLMTLFSVATSLGALFGGKMGDFLARHFPNSGRIVLSQISSGSAIPLAAVLLLVLPDDPSTGLAHAIVLFIMGLSMSWNVSATNSPIFAEIVPERSRTSIYALDRSFESILASFAPPVVGILAEHVYGYKPVSNGSGEGTAVETDKENATSLAKALYIAIAIPMSLCCSIYSFLYCTYPRDRERARMESLIASELQHMELEIPLRAGGYSQIQLSEPDLYKQEPFVLDMVFGEENIETDENGEKKLLSDDVVLSDARG is encoded by the exons ATGAGATTAGTGGTAGTGGAGGGCTTAGGCCACCGGATCCAAGTCCGAAGCCTACGACTGACCTCTTGCGGGGTCGCAGTCCCTGCG GTAGCAATCTCAAGAGCCTTGAATGGTATTGGACTAGCCCTGGTGGTACCGGCCATCCAGTCCCTTATAGCTGACTCTACTGATGACAGCACTCGTGGTATTGCTTTCGGATGGCTACAACTTACTGGTAATATTGGTTCCATCCTGGGCAACTTCTTCGCTCTCCTGCTGGCATCGACATCAATCATGGGAATTGCTGGTTGGAGAATTGCTTTCCATCTAGTCGCCATAATAAGTGTGGCTGTAGGAATCTTTGTCCGGCTATTTGCAGTAGACCCCCATTTTTCCTCCAATGCTGTTTCGAGTAATGACCTTATTTCACGCAAGTGTGTATGGGCAGAAGTGAAGGACCTTATCAAGGAAGCCAAAGCTGTTATGAGAATCCCATCATTTCAGATTATAGTGGCTCAGGGTGTCACTGGATCATTCCCATGGTCAGCCCTGTCATTTGCACCCATGTGGCTGGAGATTATTGGGTTCTCGCACAAAGTAACTGGATTACTCATGACATTGTTCTCAGTTGCAACTTCGCTTGGAGCACTGTTTGGAGGAAAGATGGGGGATTTTCTTGCCAGACACTTTCCAAACTCTGGTAGGATAGTTCTATCACAAATAAGCTCTGGCTCTGCCATTCCACTCGCAGCCGTGCTGTTGTTGGTCTTACCTGATGACCCCTCCACGGGACTTGCCCATGCCATTGTGTTGTTCATCATGGGATTGAGCATGTCTTGGAATGTTTCAGCTACAAACAG TCCTATATTTGCAGAGATTGTCCCTGAGAGATCAAGAACCAGTATCTATGCTCTGGATAGATCTTTTGAGTCCATACTTGCTTCATTTGCTCCTCCTGTTGTTGGCATATTAGCTGAGCACGTCTATGGGTACAAACCAGTTTCCAATGGATCAGGTGAGGGTACGGCTGTCGAGACAGACAAAGAGAATGCTACCTCCCTAGCCAAAGCACTTTACATTGCAATAGCAATTCCAATGTCGCTTTGTTGCTCCATCTACTCCTTTTTATACTGCACCTATCCTAGAGACAGGGAGAGGGCGCGAATGGAATCTCTGATAGCATCCGAGTTGCAGCATATGGAGTTGGAAATTCCTCTGAGAGCAGGAGGTTATTCTCAGATCCAACTTTCTGAACCAGATTTGTATAAACAAGAACCGTTTGTGCTTGATATGGTTTTTGGAGAGGAAAATATTGAGACCGATGAGAACGGTGAGAAGAAATTACTTTCTGATGACGTGGTGTTATCAGATGCAAGGGGCTAG
- the LOC105056837 gene encoding eukaryotic translation initiation factor 3 subunit I isoform X1 codes for MRPILMKGHERPLTFLKYNREGDLLFSCAKDHTPTVWFADNGERLGTYRGHNGAVWCCDVSRDSTRLITGSADQTVKLWDVQTGVQLYSFNFDSPARAVDFSVGDKFAVITTDPFMGLPSTIQVKRIVRDPSQQTGESVLTIKGPQGRINRAVWGPLNKTIISAGEDAVIRIWDSETGQLLKESDKETGHQKTVTSLLKSADGSHFLTGSLDKSAKLWDSRTLTLIKTYVTERPVNACAISPLLDHVVLGGGQDASHVTTTDRRAGKFEAKFFHKILQEEIGGVKGHFGPINALAFNPDGRSFSSGGEDGYVRLHHFDPDYFNIKM; via the exons ATGAGGCCTATCCTGATGAAGGGCCATGAGAGGCCTCTCACATTCCTCAAATACAATCGGGAGGGAGATCTCCTCTTCTCCTGTGCCAAGGATCATACACCGACCGTCTGGTTCGCCGACAATGGTGAGCGCCTCGGCACCTATAGAGGCCACAACGGCGCAGTCTGGTGCTGTGATGTCTCCC GGGATTCTACACGACTTATCACTGGCAGTGCTGACCAGACTGTGAAGCTGTGGGATGTCCAGACAGGAGTCCAGCTGTACTCCTTTAACTTTGATTCTCCTGCTAGAGCTGTAGATTTTTCTGTTGGTGATAAGTTTGCTGTAATCACAACAGACCCATTTATGGGCCTGCCTTCTACCATTCAAGTGAAAAGAATTGTCAGAGATCCTAGTCAAC AGACTGGTGAATCAGTGCTTACAATCAAGGGTCCTCAGGGGAGAATCAATAGGGCTGTCTGGGGACCTTTAAATAAGACCATAATAAGTGCTGGAGAAGATGCTGTGATCCGAATATGGGATTCGGAG ACTGGGCAGCTGCTGAAAGAATCAGATAAAGAAACTGGTCATCAGAAAACTGTCACTTCTTTGTTGAAGTCTGCTGATGGGTCTCATTTCCTTACTGGATCATTGGATAAATCTGCCAAG CTCTGGGATTCCAGAACGCTAACTCTTATCAAGACATACGTGACTGAACGCCCAGTCAATGCATGTGCAATATCTCCACTTCTTGATCAT GTGGTGCTTGGAGGTGGTCAGGATGCATCACATGTTACAACCACTGACCGCCGTGCTGGGAAGTTTGAAGCAAAATTCTTTCACAAG ATTCTTCAGGAGGAAATTGGAGGTGTGAAAGGGCATTTTGGACCAATTAATGCTTTGGCATTCAATCCTGATGGAAGAAG CTTTTCAAGTGGTGGTGAGGATGGTTACGTGAGGTTGCATCACTTCGACCCTGATTACTTTAACATCAAAATGTGA
- the LOC109506555 gene encoding uncharacterized protein isoform X1, giving the protein MGEERRTLVLVNLAGIMERADEALLPAVYKEVGAALHATPTGLGSLTLLRSIVQAACYPLSTYMAVRYNRTHVIALGAFLWAAATFLVALSNTFLQVAISRALNGIGLALVVPAIQSLIADSTDDSTRGIAFGWLQLTGNIGSILGNFFALLLASTSIMGIAGWRIAFHLVAIISVAVGIFVRLFAVDPHFSSNAVSSNDLISRKCVWAEVKDLIKEAKAVMRIPSFQIIVAQGVTGSFPWSALSFAPMWLEIIGFSHKVTGLLMTLFSVATSLGALFGGKMGDFLARHFPNSGRIVLSQISSGSAIPLAAVLLLVLPDDPSTGLAHAIVLFIMGLSMSWNVSATNSPIFAEIVPERSRTSIYALDRSFESILASFAPPVVGILAEHVYGYKPVSNGSGEGTAVETDKENATSLAKALYIAIAIPMSLCCSIYSFLYCTYPRDRERARMESLIASELQHMELEIPLRAGGYSQIQLSEPDLYKQEPFVLDMVFGEENIETDENGEKKLLSDDVVLSDARG; this is encoded by the exons ATGGGGGAGGAGCGGCGGACGCTGGTGCTGGTGAACCTCGCCGGAATCATGGAGAGGGCCGACGAGGCGCTCCTGCCGGCGGTCTACAAGGAGGTGGGGGCGGCGCTTCACGCCACACCGACGGGGCTGGGCTCCCTCACCCTCCTCCGATCCATCGTCCAGGCCGCTTGCTACCCCCTCTCCACCTACATGGCCGTCCGCTACAACCGGACCCACGTCATAGCTCTCGGTGCCTTCCTCTGGGCCGCCGCCACCTTCCTCGTCGCCCTCTCCAACACTTTCCTTCAG GTAGCAATCTCAAGAGCCTTGAATGGTATTGGACTAGCCCTGGTGGTACCGGCCATCCAGTCCCTTATAGCTGACTCTACTGATGACAGCACTCGTGGTATTGCTTTCGGATGGCTACAACTTACTGGTAATATTGGTTCCATCCTGGGCAACTTCTTCGCTCTCCTGCTGGCATCGACATCAATCATGGGAATTGCTGGTTGGAGAATTGCTTTCCATCTAGTCGCCATAATAAGTGTGGCTGTAGGAATCTTTGTCCGGCTATTTGCAGTAGACCCCCATTTTTCCTCCAATGCTGTTTCGAGTAATGACCTTATTTCACGCAAGTGTGTATGGGCAGAAGTGAAGGACCTTATCAAGGAAGCCAAAGCTGTTATGAGAATCCCATCATTTCAGATTATAGTGGCTCAGGGTGTCACTGGATCATTCCCATGGTCAGCCCTGTCATTTGCACCCATGTGGCTGGAGATTATTGGGTTCTCGCACAAAGTAACTGGATTACTCATGACATTGTTCTCAGTTGCAACTTCGCTTGGAGCACTGTTTGGAGGAAAGATGGGGGATTTTCTTGCCAGACACTTTCCAAACTCTGGTAGGATAGTTCTATCACAAATAAGCTCTGGCTCTGCCATTCCACTCGCAGCCGTGCTGTTGTTGGTCTTACCTGATGACCCCTCCACGGGACTTGCCCATGCCATTGTGTTGTTCATCATGGGATTGAGCATGTCTTGGAATGTTTCAGCTACAAACAG TCCTATATTTGCAGAGATTGTCCCTGAGAGATCAAGAACCAGTATCTATGCTCTGGATAGATCTTTTGAGTCCATACTTGCTTCATTTGCTCCTCCTGTTGTTGGCATATTAGCTGAGCACGTCTATGGGTACAAACCAGTTTCCAATGGATCAGGTGAGGGTACGGCTGTCGAGACAGACAAAGAGAATGCTACCTCCCTAGCCAAAGCACTTTACATTGCAATAGCAATTCCAATGTCGCTTTGTTGCTCCATCTACTCCTTTTTATACTGCACCTATCCTAGAGACAGGGAGAGGGCGCGAATGGAATCTCTGATAGCATCCGAGTTGCAGCATATGGAGTTGGAAATTCCTCTGAGAGCAGGAGGTTATTCTCAGATCCAACTTTCTGAACCAGATTTGTATAAACAAGAACCGTTTGTGCTTGATATGGTTTTTGGAGAGGAAAATATTGAGACCGATGAGAACGGTGAGAAGAAATTACTTTCTGATGACGTGGTGTTATCAGATGCAAGGGGCTAG
- the LOC109506555 gene encoding uncharacterized protein isoform X3, which translates to MGEERRTLVLVNLAGIMERADEALLPAVYKEVGAALHATPTGLGSLTLLRSIVQAACYPLSTYMAVRYNRTHVIALGAFLWAAATFLVALSNTFLQVAISRALNGIGLALVVPAIQSLIADSTDDSTRGIAFGWLQLTGNIGSILGNFFALLLASTSIMGIAGWRIAFHLVAIISVAVGIFVRLFAVDPHFSSNAVSSNDLISRKCVWAEVKDLIKEAKAVMRIPSFQIIVAQGVTGSFPWSALSFAPMWLEIIGFSHKVTGLLMTLFSVATSLGALFGGKMGDFLARHFPNSGRIVLSQISSGSAIPLAAVLLLVLPDDPSTGLAHAIVLFIMGLSMSWNVSATNRDCP; encoded by the exons ATGGGGGAGGAGCGGCGGACGCTGGTGCTGGTGAACCTCGCCGGAATCATGGAGAGGGCCGACGAGGCGCTCCTGCCGGCGGTCTACAAGGAGGTGGGGGCGGCGCTTCACGCCACACCGACGGGGCTGGGCTCCCTCACCCTCCTCCGATCCATCGTCCAGGCCGCTTGCTACCCCCTCTCCACCTACATGGCCGTCCGCTACAACCGGACCCACGTCATAGCTCTCGGTGCCTTCCTCTGGGCCGCCGCCACCTTCCTCGTCGCCCTCTCCAACACTTTCCTTCAG GTAGCAATCTCAAGAGCCTTGAATGGTATTGGACTAGCCCTGGTGGTACCGGCCATCCAGTCCCTTATAGCTGACTCTACTGATGACAGCACTCGTGGTATTGCTTTCGGATGGCTACAACTTACTGGTAATATTGGTTCCATCCTGGGCAACTTCTTCGCTCTCCTGCTGGCATCGACATCAATCATGGGAATTGCTGGTTGGAGAATTGCTTTCCATCTAGTCGCCATAATAAGTGTGGCTGTAGGAATCTTTGTCCGGCTATTTGCAGTAGACCCCCATTTTTCCTCCAATGCTGTTTCGAGTAATGACCTTATTTCACGCAAGTGTGTATGGGCAGAAGTGAAGGACCTTATCAAGGAAGCCAAAGCTGTTATGAGAATCCCATCATTTCAGATTATAGTGGCTCAGGGTGTCACTGGATCATTCCCATGGTCAGCCCTGTCATTTGCACCCATGTGGCTGGAGATTATTGGGTTCTCGCACAAAGTAACTGGATTACTCATGACATTGTTCTCAGTTGCAACTTCGCTTGGAGCACTGTTTGGAGGAAAGATGGGGGATTTTCTTGCCAGACACTTTCCAAACTCTGGTAGGATAGTTCTATCACAAATAAGCTCTGGCTCTGCCATTCCACTCGCAGCCGTGCTGTTGTTGGTCTTACCTGATGACCCCTCCACGGGACTTGCCCATGCCATTGTGTTGTTCATCATGGGATTGAGCATGTCTTGGAATGTTTCAGCTACAAACAG AGATTGTCCCTGA